A single Meles meles chromosome 20, mMelMel3.1 paternal haplotype, whole genome shotgun sequence DNA region contains:
- the ADGRE5 gene encoding adhesion G protein-coupled receptor E5 isoform X1, whose product MVEREAENLRAEQVAHTCPASSGEGPGPAAVLSPHPPLHKVPASQPRDTAQLPSLGRLDSPAHPLLPQPAVQTMGGPRRCSFLLLLQVLGIFLILSEAESQKTSDCARWCPPNSMCVNATACRCSPGFSSSSGVIFTSLLESCDDINECGPLSAVSCGKFADCQNTEGSYYCTCIPGYELASGARMFRNESENTCQDVDECQQKPRICKSRGICINTQGSYTCDCPPGLQLNPGDPNLCTDVNECTSGQNPCHNSTHCLNNIGSYECRCRPGWKPIPGSPNGPNNTVCEDVDECSSEQPTCHESTICINTVGSYKCRCRRGWELKPGFQNKQPNTTCEEMSFPTWTPPPGNKTQSMSHFFERVQCLSRAFKPTLAPDTMKDLIKSVDDMLDAANDLETLSLTERHRMATDYLLGLETVLRMLAKAMPGASFTYVSPSETELSLMIQEHGDGDGNITIGQSQARMLLNWDVATGARDSGPTVMGILSSRNMKKLLDNASLKLETEKEVELSKIHQSTVHGAQAEIVSAVNLVFLSNTNTEKLDSPVTFAFSQVLNPQNATPGPRQELICAFWKRDNRSGHWATTGCRTLDTKTGSTTCQCNHLSSFAILMAHYDIEDWKLTLITKVGLAVSLVCLLLCILTFLLVRPIQGSRTTVHLHLCICLFVGSAIFLAGSENEEASIEKVGLRCRLVAGLLHYFFLAAFCWMSLEGVELYFLVVRVFQGQGLSKWQLCLIGYGVPLLIVGVSVAVKSDGYGPKNCWLNRKDGFLWSFVGPVTLIVLCNAVIFVTTVWKLTQKFSEINPDLKKLKKARVLTITAMAQFFVLGCTWIFGFFMFNPQSWLMTYTFTILNCLQGFFLFVLHCLLNKKVREEYRRWAGRVTGNKYSEFTTSTTGTSHNQTQAHKPSESGM is encoded by the exons ATGGTGGAACGGGAGGCAGAGAATTTGCGAGCAGAGCAGGTTGCTCACac CTGCCCTGCCAGTTCCGGGGAGGGCCCTGGGCCAGCCGctgtcctctccccccaccccccccttcataaagtcccagccagccagcctcGGGACACCGCACAGCTGCCCAGCCTGGGGAGACTGGACAGCCCTGCCCACCCTCTGCTTCCCCAGCCGGCAGTTCAGACCATGGGAGGCCCCCGCCGCTgcagcttccttctcctccttcaag tgCTGGGTATCTTCCTGATTCTGTCGGAAGCTGAGTCCCAGAAAACCAGTG ACTGTGCTCGCTGGTGCCCTCCGAATTCCATGTGTGTCAATGCCACCGCCTGTCGCTGTTCCCCGGGATTCAGTTCTTCTTCCGGGGTGATCTTCACCAGCCTCTTGGAGAGCTGTGATG ACATTAATGAGTGTGGACCACTCTCGGCAGTGTCCTGTGGAAAATTCGCAGACTGCCAGAACACAGAGGGGAGCTACTACTGCACGTGCATTCCAGGATATGAGCTTGCTTCTGGGGCAAGAATGTTCAGGAATGAGAGTGAGAACACATGTCAAG ATGTGGACGAATGTCAGCAGAAACCCCGAATCTGTAAAAGCCGGGGCATCTGCATCAACACCCAGGGCAGCTACACCTGCGACTGCCCGCCCGGCTTGCAGCTCAACCCGGGCGACCCGAATCTGTGCACAG ATGTGAATGAATGCACGTCGGGGCAGAACCCATGCCACAACTCCACCCACTGCCTCAACAACATTGGGAGCTATGAGTGCCGCTGCCGCCCTGGCTGGAAGCCCATTCCTGGGTCCCCCAATGGCCCAAACAACACTGTCTGTGAAG ATGTGGACGAGTGCAGCTCCGAGCAGCCTACGTGCCATGAGTCCACCATCTGCATCAACACCGTGGGCTCGTACaagtgccgctgtcgccggggcTGGGAGCTCAAACCCGGATTCCAGAATAAGCAGCCCAACACCACCTGTGAAG AGATGTCCTTCCCCACCTGGACCCCACCCCCTGGAAACAAGACCCAG AGCATGTCCCACTTCTTTGAACGAGTCCAATGTCTGAGCAGAGCCTTTAAGCCAACCTTGGCTCCGGACACCATGAAG GATCTCATCAAGTCAGTGGATGATATGCTGGACGCTGCCAACGATCTGGAGACCCTGTCCCTGACTGAGAGGCACCGCATGGCCACTGACTATCTCTTGGGCCTCGAAACAGTCCTGAGAATGCTGGCCAAGGCCATGCCCGGAGCCTCCTTCACCTATGTTTCCCCTTCAGAAACAG AGCTATCCCTGATGATCCAGGAGcatggggatggggatggaaaCATCACCATCGGTCAGAGCCAAGCACGGATGCTGCTGAACTGGGATGTGGCGACTGGAGCCAGGGATTCGG GCCCCACCGTGATGGGCATCCTCTCCAGCCGGAACATGAAGAAGTTGCTGGACAACGCCTCCCTGAAgctggagacagagaaggaagttgagCTGAGCAAGATCCACCAAAGTACAGTCCACGGTGCCCAGGCTGAGATCGTGTCGGCAGTCAACTTGGTCTTTCTGAGCAACACAAACACAGAGAAACTTGACTCCCCTGTCACCTTTGCCTTCTCTCAGGTACTGAATCCTCAG AATGCAACACCTGGGCCACGGCAGGAGCTGATCTGCGCATTCTGGAAACGTGACAACAGGAGCGGGCACTGGGCCACCACAGGCTGCCGGACCCTGGACACCAAGACTGGCAGCACCACCTGTCAGTGCAACCACCTGAGCAGCTTTGCCATCCTCATGGCTCACTATGACATAGAG GACTGGAAGTTGACCTTGATCACCAAGGTGGGGCTGGCGGTGTCGCTAGTCTGCCTGCTGCTGTGCATTCTCACCTTCCTGCTGGTGCGGCCCATCCAGGGCTCGCGCACCACCGTGCACCTGCACCTCTGCATCTGCCTCTTTGTGGGCTCCGCCATCTTCCTAGCGGGCAGCGAGAACGAGGAAGCAAGCATCGAAAAG GTGGGGCTGCGCTGCCGCCTGGTGGCGGGACTGCTGCACTACTTCTTCCTGGCCGCTTTCTGCTGGATGAGCCTCGAGGGAGTAGAGCTCTACTTCCTAGTGGTGCGGGTGTTCCAGGGCCAGGGCCTGAGCAAGTGGCAGCTCTGCCTGATCGGCTACGGGGTGCCCCTGCTCATCGTGGGTGTCTCTGTGGCTGTCAAAAGTGACGGCTATGGCCCCAAAAA TTGCTGGCTGAACCGTAAAGATGGCTTCCTCTGGAGTTTCGTGGGACCTGTGACCCTCATTGTTCTG TGCAATGCTGTGATCTTCGTGACTACTGTCTGGAAGCTCACACAGAAGTTTTCTGAGATCAACCCAGACCTGAAGAAACTAAAGAAGGCCCG GGTGCTGACCATCACGGCTATGGCTCAGTTCTTTGTGCTGGGCTGCACCTGGATCTTTGGCTTCTTCATGTTCAACCCGCAGAGCTGGCTGATGACCTACACCTTCACCATCCTCAACTGCCTGCAAGGATTCTTCCTCTTCGTGCTCCACTGCCTGCTCAACAAGAAG GTAAGGGAGGAGTACAGAAGGTGGGCCGGCAGGGTCACAGGGAACAAGTACTCGGAGTTCACCACATCCACGACTGGCACCAGCCACAATCAGACCCAG GCCCACAAGCCCTCCGAGTCTGGTATGTGA
- the ADGRE5 gene encoding adhesion G protein-coupled receptor E5 isoform X3 yields the protein MGGPRRCSFLLLLQVLGIFLILSEAESQKTSDCARWCPPNSMCVNATACRCSPGFSSSSGVIFTSLLESCDDINECGPLSAVSCGKFADCQNTEGSYYCTCIPGYELASGARMFRNESENTCQDVNECTSGQNPCHNSTHCLNNIGSYECRCRPGWKPIPGSPNGPNNTVCEDVDECSSEQPTCHESTICINTVGSYKCRCRRGWELKPGFQNKQPNTTCEEMSFPTWTPPPGNKTQSMSHFFERVQCLSRAFKPTLAPDTMKDLIKSVDDMLDAANDLETLSLTERHRMATDYLLGLETVLRMLAKAMPGASFTYVSPSETELSLMIQEHGDGDGNITIGQSQARMLLNWDVATGARDSGPTVMGILSSRNMKKLLDNASLKLETEKEVELSKIHQSTVHGAQAEIVSAVNLVFLSNTNTEKLDSPVTFAFSQVLNPQNATPGPRQELICAFWKRDNRSGHWATTGCRTLDTKTGSTTCQCNHLSSFAILMAHYDIEDWKLTLITKVGLAVSLVCLLLCILTFLLVRPIQGSRTTVHLHLCICLFVGSAIFLAGSENEEASIEKVGLRCRLVAGLLHYFFLAAFCWMSLEGVELYFLVVRVFQGQGLSKWQLCLIGYGVPLLIVGVSVAVKSDGYGPKNCWLNRKDGFLWSFVGPVTLIVLCNAVIFVTTVWKLTQKFSEINPDLKKLKKARVLTITAMAQFFVLGCTWIFGFFMFNPQSWLMTYTFTILNCLQGFFLFVLHCLLNKKVREEYRRWAGRVTGNKYSEFTTSTTGTSHNQTQAHKPSESGM from the exons ATGGGAGGCCCCCGCCGCTgcagcttccttctcctccttcaag tgCTGGGTATCTTCCTGATTCTGTCGGAAGCTGAGTCCCAGAAAACCAGTG ACTGTGCTCGCTGGTGCCCTCCGAATTCCATGTGTGTCAATGCCACCGCCTGTCGCTGTTCCCCGGGATTCAGTTCTTCTTCCGGGGTGATCTTCACCAGCCTCTTGGAGAGCTGTGATG ACATTAATGAGTGTGGACCACTCTCGGCAGTGTCCTGTGGAAAATTCGCAGACTGCCAGAACACAGAGGGGAGCTACTACTGCACGTGCATTCCAGGATATGAGCTTGCTTCTGGGGCAAGAATGTTCAGGAATGAGAGTGAGAACACATGTCAAG ATGTGAATGAATGCACGTCGGGGCAGAACCCATGCCACAACTCCACCCACTGCCTCAACAACATTGGGAGCTATGAGTGCCGCTGCCGCCCTGGCTGGAAGCCCATTCCTGGGTCCCCCAATGGCCCAAACAACACTGTCTGTGAAG ATGTGGACGAGTGCAGCTCCGAGCAGCCTACGTGCCATGAGTCCACCATCTGCATCAACACCGTGGGCTCGTACaagtgccgctgtcgccggggcTGGGAGCTCAAACCCGGATTCCAGAATAAGCAGCCCAACACCACCTGTGAAG AGATGTCCTTCCCCACCTGGACCCCACCCCCTGGAAACAAGACCCAG AGCATGTCCCACTTCTTTGAACGAGTCCAATGTCTGAGCAGAGCCTTTAAGCCAACCTTGGCTCCGGACACCATGAAG GATCTCATCAAGTCAGTGGATGATATGCTGGACGCTGCCAACGATCTGGAGACCCTGTCCCTGACTGAGAGGCACCGCATGGCCACTGACTATCTCTTGGGCCTCGAAACAGTCCTGAGAATGCTGGCCAAGGCCATGCCCGGAGCCTCCTTCACCTATGTTTCCCCTTCAGAAACAG AGCTATCCCTGATGATCCAGGAGcatggggatggggatggaaaCATCACCATCGGTCAGAGCCAAGCACGGATGCTGCTGAACTGGGATGTGGCGACTGGAGCCAGGGATTCGG GCCCCACCGTGATGGGCATCCTCTCCAGCCGGAACATGAAGAAGTTGCTGGACAACGCCTCCCTGAAgctggagacagagaaggaagttgagCTGAGCAAGATCCACCAAAGTACAGTCCACGGTGCCCAGGCTGAGATCGTGTCGGCAGTCAACTTGGTCTTTCTGAGCAACACAAACACAGAGAAACTTGACTCCCCTGTCACCTTTGCCTTCTCTCAGGTACTGAATCCTCAG AATGCAACACCTGGGCCACGGCAGGAGCTGATCTGCGCATTCTGGAAACGTGACAACAGGAGCGGGCACTGGGCCACCACAGGCTGCCGGACCCTGGACACCAAGACTGGCAGCACCACCTGTCAGTGCAACCACCTGAGCAGCTTTGCCATCCTCATGGCTCACTATGACATAGAG GACTGGAAGTTGACCTTGATCACCAAGGTGGGGCTGGCGGTGTCGCTAGTCTGCCTGCTGCTGTGCATTCTCACCTTCCTGCTGGTGCGGCCCATCCAGGGCTCGCGCACCACCGTGCACCTGCACCTCTGCATCTGCCTCTTTGTGGGCTCCGCCATCTTCCTAGCGGGCAGCGAGAACGAGGAAGCAAGCATCGAAAAG GTGGGGCTGCGCTGCCGCCTGGTGGCGGGACTGCTGCACTACTTCTTCCTGGCCGCTTTCTGCTGGATGAGCCTCGAGGGAGTAGAGCTCTACTTCCTAGTGGTGCGGGTGTTCCAGGGCCAGGGCCTGAGCAAGTGGCAGCTCTGCCTGATCGGCTACGGGGTGCCCCTGCTCATCGTGGGTGTCTCTGTGGCTGTCAAAAGTGACGGCTATGGCCCCAAAAA TTGCTGGCTGAACCGTAAAGATGGCTTCCTCTGGAGTTTCGTGGGACCTGTGACCCTCATTGTTCTG TGCAATGCTGTGATCTTCGTGACTACTGTCTGGAAGCTCACACAGAAGTTTTCTGAGATCAACCCAGACCTGAAGAAACTAAAGAAGGCCCG GGTGCTGACCATCACGGCTATGGCTCAGTTCTTTGTGCTGGGCTGCACCTGGATCTTTGGCTTCTTCATGTTCAACCCGCAGAGCTGGCTGATGACCTACACCTTCACCATCCTCAACTGCCTGCAAGGATTCTTCCTCTTCGTGCTCCACTGCCTGCTCAACAAGAAG GTAAGGGAGGAGTACAGAAGGTGGGCCGGCAGGGTCACAGGGAACAAGTACTCGGAGTTCACCACATCCACGACTGGCACCAGCCACAATCAGACCCAG GCCCACAAGCCCTCCGAGTCTGGTATGTGA
- the ADGRE5 gene encoding adhesion G protein-coupled receptor E5 isoform X4, which produces MGGPRRCSFLLLLQVLGIFLILSEAESQKTSDCARWCPPNSMCVNATACRCSPGFSSSSGVIFTSLLESCDDINECGPLSAVSCGKFADCQNTEGSYYCTCIPGYELASGARMFRNESENTCQDVDECSSEQPTCHESTICINTVGSYKCRCRRGWELKPGFQNKQPNTTCEEMSFPTWTPPPGNKTQSMSHFFERVQCLSRAFKPTLAPDTMKDLIKSVDDMLDAANDLETLSLTERHRMATDYLLGLETVLRMLAKAMPGASFTYVSPSETELSLMIQEHGDGDGNITIGQSQARMLLNWDVATGARDSGPTVMGILSSRNMKKLLDNASLKLETEKEVELSKIHQSTVHGAQAEIVSAVNLVFLSNTNTEKLDSPVTFAFSQVLNPQNATPGPRQELICAFWKRDNRSGHWATTGCRTLDTKTGSTTCQCNHLSSFAILMAHYDIEDWKLTLITKVGLAVSLVCLLLCILTFLLVRPIQGSRTTVHLHLCICLFVGSAIFLAGSENEEASIEKVGLRCRLVAGLLHYFFLAAFCWMSLEGVELYFLVVRVFQGQGLSKWQLCLIGYGVPLLIVGVSVAVKSDGYGPKNCWLNRKDGFLWSFVGPVTLIVLCNAVIFVTTVWKLTQKFSEINPDLKKLKKARVLTITAMAQFFVLGCTWIFGFFMFNPQSWLMTYTFTILNCLQGFFLFVLHCLLNKKVREEYRRWAGRVTGNKYSEFTTSTTGTSHNQTQAHKPSESGM; this is translated from the exons ATGGGAGGCCCCCGCCGCTgcagcttccttctcctccttcaag tgCTGGGTATCTTCCTGATTCTGTCGGAAGCTGAGTCCCAGAAAACCAGTG ACTGTGCTCGCTGGTGCCCTCCGAATTCCATGTGTGTCAATGCCACCGCCTGTCGCTGTTCCCCGGGATTCAGTTCTTCTTCCGGGGTGATCTTCACCAGCCTCTTGGAGAGCTGTGATG ACATTAATGAGTGTGGACCACTCTCGGCAGTGTCCTGTGGAAAATTCGCAGACTGCCAGAACACAGAGGGGAGCTACTACTGCACGTGCATTCCAGGATATGAGCTTGCTTCTGGGGCAAGAATGTTCAGGAATGAGAGTGAGAACACATGTCAAG ATGTGGACGAGTGCAGCTCCGAGCAGCCTACGTGCCATGAGTCCACCATCTGCATCAACACCGTGGGCTCGTACaagtgccgctgtcgccggggcTGGGAGCTCAAACCCGGATTCCAGAATAAGCAGCCCAACACCACCTGTGAAG AGATGTCCTTCCCCACCTGGACCCCACCCCCTGGAAACAAGACCCAG AGCATGTCCCACTTCTTTGAACGAGTCCAATGTCTGAGCAGAGCCTTTAAGCCAACCTTGGCTCCGGACACCATGAAG GATCTCATCAAGTCAGTGGATGATATGCTGGACGCTGCCAACGATCTGGAGACCCTGTCCCTGACTGAGAGGCACCGCATGGCCACTGACTATCTCTTGGGCCTCGAAACAGTCCTGAGAATGCTGGCCAAGGCCATGCCCGGAGCCTCCTTCACCTATGTTTCCCCTTCAGAAACAG AGCTATCCCTGATGATCCAGGAGcatggggatggggatggaaaCATCACCATCGGTCAGAGCCAAGCACGGATGCTGCTGAACTGGGATGTGGCGACTGGAGCCAGGGATTCGG GCCCCACCGTGATGGGCATCCTCTCCAGCCGGAACATGAAGAAGTTGCTGGACAACGCCTCCCTGAAgctggagacagagaaggaagttgagCTGAGCAAGATCCACCAAAGTACAGTCCACGGTGCCCAGGCTGAGATCGTGTCGGCAGTCAACTTGGTCTTTCTGAGCAACACAAACACAGAGAAACTTGACTCCCCTGTCACCTTTGCCTTCTCTCAGGTACTGAATCCTCAG AATGCAACACCTGGGCCACGGCAGGAGCTGATCTGCGCATTCTGGAAACGTGACAACAGGAGCGGGCACTGGGCCACCACAGGCTGCCGGACCCTGGACACCAAGACTGGCAGCACCACCTGTCAGTGCAACCACCTGAGCAGCTTTGCCATCCTCATGGCTCACTATGACATAGAG GACTGGAAGTTGACCTTGATCACCAAGGTGGGGCTGGCGGTGTCGCTAGTCTGCCTGCTGCTGTGCATTCTCACCTTCCTGCTGGTGCGGCCCATCCAGGGCTCGCGCACCACCGTGCACCTGCACCTCTGCATCTGCCTCTTTGTGGGCTCCGCCATCTTCCTAGCGGGCAGCGAGAACGAGGAAGCAAGCATCGAAAAG GTGGGGCTGCGCTGCCGCCTGGTGGCGGGACTGCTGCACTACTTCTTCCTGGCCGCTTTCTGCTGGATGAGCCTCGAGGGAGTAGAGCTCTACTTCCTAGTGGTGCGGGTGTTCCAGGGCCAGGGCCTGAGCAAGTGGCAGCTCTGCCTGATCGGCTACGGGGTGCCCCTGCTCATCGTGGGTGTCTCTGTGGCTGTCAAAAGTGACGGCTATGGCCCCAAAAA TTGCTGGCTGAACCGTAAAGATGGCTTCCTCTGGAGTTTCGTGGGACCTGTGACCCTCATTGTTCTG TGCAATGCTGTGATCTTCGTGACTACTGTCTGGAAGCTCACACAGAAGTTTTCTGAGATCAACCCAGACCTGAAGAAACTAAAGAAGGCCCG GGTGCTGACCATCACGGCTATGGCTCAGTTCTTTGTGCTGGGCTGCACCTGGATCTTTGGCTTCTTCATGTTCAACCCGCAGAGCTGGCTGATGACCTACACCTTCACCATCCTCAACTGCCTGCAAGGATTCTTCCTCTTCGTGCTCCACTGCCTGCTCAACAAGAAG GTAAGGGAGGAGTACAGAAGGTGGGCCGGCAGGGTCACAGGGAACAAGTACTCGGAGTTCACCACATCCACGACTGGCACCAGCCACAATCAGACCCAG GCCCACAAGCCCTCCGAGTCTGGTATGTGA
- the ADGRE5 gene encoding adhesion G protein-coupled receptor E5 isoform X2, with protein MGGPRRCSFLLLLQVLGIFLILSEAESQKTSDCARWCPPNSMCVNATACRCSPGFSSSSGVIFTSLLESCDDINECGPLSAVSCGKFADCQNTEGSYYCTCIPGYELASGARMFRNESENTCQDVDECQQKPRICKSRGICINTQGSYTCDCPPGLQLNPGDPNLCTDVNECTSGQNPCHNSTHCLNNIGSYECRCRPGWKPIPGSPNGPNNTVCEDVDECSSEQPTCHESTICINTVGSYKCRCRRGWELKPGFQNKQPNTTCEEMSFPTWTPPPGNKTQSMSHFFERVQCLSRAFKPTLAPDTMKDLIKSVDDMLDAANDLETLSLTERHRMATDYLLGLETVLRMLAKAMPGASFTYVSPSETELSLMIQEHGDGDGNITIGQSQARMLLNWDVATGARDSGPTVMGILSSRNMKKLLDNASLKLETEKEVELSKIHQSTVHGAQAEIVSAVNLVFLSNTNTEKLDSPVTFAFSQNATPGPRQELICAFWKRDNRSGHWATTGCRTLDTKTGSTTCQCNHLSSFAILMAHYDIEDWKLTLITKVGLAVSLVCLLLCILTFLLVRPIQGSRTTVHLHLCICLFVGSAIFLAGSENEEASIEKVGLRCRLVAGLLHYFFLAAFCWMSLEGVELYFLVVRVFQGQGLSKWQLCLIGYGVPLLIVGVSVAVKSDGYGPKNCWLNRKDGFLWSFVGPVTLIVLCNAVIFVTTVWKLTQKFSEINPDLKKLKKARVLTITAMAQFFVLGCTWIFGFFMFNPQSWLMTYTFTILNCLQGFFLFVLHCLLNKKVREEYRRWAGRVTGNKYSEFTTSTTGTSHNQTQAHKPSESGM; from the exons ATGGGAGGCCCCCGCCGCTgcagcttccttctcctccttcaag tgCTGGGTATCTTCCTGATTCTGTCGGAAGCTGAGTCCCAGAAAACCAGTG ACTGTGCTCGCTGGTGCCCTCCGAATTCCATGTGTGTCAATGCCACCGCCTGTCGCTGTTCCCCGGGATTCAGTTCTTCTTCCGGGGTGATCTTCACCAGCCTCTTGGAGAGCTGTGATG ACATTAATGAGTGTGGACCACTCTCGGCAGTGTCCTGTGGAAAATTCGCAGACTGCCAGAACACAGAGGGGAGCTACTACTGCACGTGCATTCCAGGATATGAGCTTGCTTCTGGGGCAAGAATGTTCAGGAATGAGAGTGAGAACACATGTCAAG ATGTGGACGAATGTCAGCAGAAACCCCGAATCTGTAAAAGCCGGGGCATCTGCATCAACACCCAGGGCAGCTACACCTGCGACTGCCCGCCCGGCTTGCAGCTCAACCCGGGCGACCCGAATCTGTGCACAG ATGTGAATGAATGCACGTCGGGGCAGAACCCATGCCACAACTCCACCCACTGCCTCAACAACATTGGGAGCTATGAGTGCCGCTGCCGCCCTGGCTGGAAGCCCATTCCTGGGTCCCCCAATGGCCCAAACAACACTGTCTGTGAAG ATGTGGACGAGTGCAGCTCCGAGCAGCCTACGTGCCATGAGTCCACCATCTGCATCAACACCGTGGGCTCGTACaagtgccgctgtcgccggggcTGGGAGCTCAAACCCGGATTCCAGAATAAGCAGCCCAACACCACCTGTGAAG AGATGTCCTTCCCCACCTGGACCCCACCCCCTGGAAACAAGACCCAG AGCATGTCCCACTTCTTTGAACGAGTCCAATGTCTGAGCAGAGCCTTTAAGCCAACCTTGGCTCCGGACACCATGAAG GATCTCATCAAGTCAGTGGATGATATGCTGGACGCTGCCAACGATCTGGAGACCCTGTCCCTGACTGAGAGGCACCGCATGGCCACTGACTATCTCTTGGGCCTCGAAACAGTCCTGAGAATGCTGGCCAAGGCCATGCCCGGAGCCTCCTTCACCTATGTTTCCCCTTCAGAAACAG AGCTATCCCTGATGATCCAGGAGcatggggatggggatggaaaCATCACCATCGGTCAGAGCCAAGCACGGATGCTGCTGAACTGGGATGTGGCGACTGGAGCCAGGGATTCGG GCCCCACCGTGATGGGCATCCTCTCCAGCCGGAACATGAAGAAGTTGCTGGACAACGCCTCCCTGAAgctggagacagagaaggaagttgagCTGAGCAAGATCCACCAAAGTACAGTCCACGGTGCCCAGGCTGAGATCGTGTCGGCAGTCAACTTGGTCTTTCTGAGCAACACAAACACAGAGAAACTTGACTCCCCTGTCACCTTTGCCTTCTCTCAG AATGCAACACCTGGGCCACGGCAGGAGCTGATCTGCGCATTCTGGAAACGTGACAACAGGAGCGGGCACTGGGCCACCACAGGCTGCCGGACCCTGGACACCAAGACTGGCAGCACCACCTGTCAGTGCAACCACCTGAGCAGCTTTGCCATCCTCATGGCTCACTATGACATAGAG GACTGGAAGTTGACCTTGATCACCAAGGTGGGGCTGGCGGTGTCGCTAGTCTGCCTGCTGCTGTGCATTCTCACCTTCCTGCTGGTGCGGCCCATCCAGGGCTCGCGCACCACCGTGCACCTGCACCTCTGCATCTGCCTCTTTGTGGGCTCCGCCATCTTCCTAGCGGGCAGCGAGAACGAGGAAGCAAGCATCGAAAAG GTGGGGCTGCGCTGCCGCCTGGTGGCGGGACTGCTGCACTACTTCTTCCTGGCCGCTTTCTGCTGGATGAGCCTCGAGGGAGTAGAGCTCTACTTCCTAGTGGTGCGGGTGTTCCAGGGCCAGGGCCTGAGCAAGTGGCAGCTCTGCCTGATCGGCTACGGGGTGCCCCTGCTCATCGTGGGTGTCTCTGTGGCTGTCAAAAGTGACGGCTATGGCCCCAAAAA TTGCTGGCTGAACCGTAAAGATGGCTTCCTCTGGAGTTTCGTGGGACCTGTGACCCTCATTGTTCTG TGCAATGCTGTGATCTTCGTGACTACTGTCTGGAAGCTCACACAGAAGTTTTCTGAGATCAACCCAGACCTGAAGAAACTAAAGAAGGCCCG GGTGCTGACCATCACGGCTATGGCTCAGTTCTTTGTGCTGGGCTGCACCTGGATCTTTGGCTTCTTCATGTTCAACCCGCAGAGCTGGCTGATGACCTACACCTTCACCATCCTCAACTGCCTGCAAGGATTCTTCCTCTTCGTGCTCCACTGCCTGCTCAACAAGAAG GTAAGGGAGGAGTACAGAAGGTGGGCCGGCAGGGTCACAGGGAACAAGTACTCGGAGTTCACCACATCCACGACTGGCACCAGCCACAATCAGACCCAG GCCCACAAGCCCTCCGAGTCTGGTATGTGA